A stretch of the Medicago truncatula cultivar Jemalong A17 chromosome 5, MtrunA17r5.0-ANR, whole genome shotgun sequence genome encodes the following:
- the LOC11437323 gene encoding uncharacterized protein codes for MDPCSFLRILIGNLAIKSPSSSKPSFSGKVHPSSSTCYCEIKLKGVDSPPPFHVATVPLISESETHPHSLAATFDFPKSQISNFKNPLIKISVFKTNTNPSCVFNTAKLVGQISIPLDLTLVESRPCSFHNGWTALTLNNTGKSSVQGQLLHLTVRAEPDPRFIFRFDGEPECSPQVFQVKGEVKQPVFTCKFSFRDKNPSNPVQFPSMDRKGWSITIHDLSGSPVACASMVTPFVPSPGSQRVSKSNPGAWLIIKPDGDGTWKPWGRLEAWREPGYSNSVGYRFDVLPATADPVTLAGCSISSQNGGKFTIDVTSGVTPVNTPNGSWDLGSGSGSRPGSGSGSDFSLENQFLYSGFVMSARFDGEKKCSKPEVEVGVKHVTCTEDAAAFVALAAAMDLSMDACKLFSQKLRKELRQ; via the coding sequence ATGGATCCGTGCTCATTCTTACGGATCCTAATCGGAAACCTTGCAATTaaatcaccatcatcatcaaaacCATCATTCTCCGGCAAAGTTCATCCTTCAAGCTCCACATGCTACTGCGAAATCAAACTCAAAGGCGTTGATTCTCCTCCACCTTTCCACGTTGCAACAGTTCCTCTAATATCTGAATCAGAAACACACCCTCACTCTCTCGCTGCTACCTTTGATTTCCCAAAATCACAAATCTCTAACTTTAAAAACCCTCTCATCAAAATCTCCGTTTTCAAAACGAACACAAACCCTTCATGCGTTTTCAACACTGCAAAACTCGTAGGTCAAATTTCAATACCCCTTGATCTAACGTTAGTTGAATCACGACCTTGTTCTTTTCACAACGGTTGGACCGCTCTCACTCTCAACAACACCGGTAAATCTTCGGTTCAAGGTCAATTATTGCATTTAACTGTCCGGGCTGAACCGGACCCAAGATTTATTTTCCGGTTCGATGGTGAACCTGAATGTAGTCCGCAGGTTTTCCAAGTCAAAGGAGAAGTAAAACAACCGGTTTTCACATGCAAATTCAGTTTCAGAGACAAAAACCCTTCAAACCCGGTTCAGTTTCCTTCAATGGATCGAAAAGGTTGGTCAATTACTATACATGATTTATCCGGTTCACCGGTTGCGTGTGCTTCAATGGTTACACCTTTCGTTCCTTCACCCGGTTCACAACGGGTCAGCAAATCAAACCCAGGTGCTTGGTTAATTATCAAACCCGACGGCGATGGTACTTGGAAGCCATGGGGTCGACTCGAAGCTTGGCGTGAACCCGGTTACTCAAACTCCGTCGGCTACCGGTTCGACGTTCTTCCGGCCACCGCCGATCCAGTCACACTCGCCGGTTGCAGTATCAGTTCACAGAATGGTGGTAAATTTACAATTGATGTTACTTCAGGTGTTACTCCGGTGAATACTCCAAATGGAAGCTGGGATTTAGGATCCGGTTCAGGATCAAGACCCGGATCTGGTTCCGGTTCAGATTTTTCATTGGAGAATCAATTTTTGTATAGCGGTTTTGTGATGTCGGCGAGATTTGACGGTGAAAAGAAGTGTAGTAAACCGGAGGTGGAAGTTGGTGTGAAGCACGTGACATGCACGGAAGATGCTGCAGCTTTTGTTGCTCTTGCAGCTGCTATGGATTTGAGTATGGATGCGTGcaaattgttttctcagaaATTACGAAAAGAGTTGCGGCAGTAA
- the LOC11446447 gene encoding myb-like protein X — translation MIKRSSSRNNRSKGVKVKHVLQIMLLVGICLWLIYQVKRSHDKKKEFDESDKKVSVGAQNAYRITELGRKDLLPGKNEVNQNEKHEEEEEDENIVEDEDKHEQNEHEERNGHEIKVKEDDESRTREGEGEGGEKEEDETGEEDDESRMKQNEHEEGDGHETKVKEDEESRTREGGEKEDGERGGEDDEMDENDPEKPEVVDRSEEFVDEGKEKEEEGDEKENENSKDEGNQGLVESNNIHEAREEQYKGDDASSAVTHDTRTTSTETETVSMENSDVNAEMGITKPENKPNYTEDGIRSQPGSNFSITEVKLVVGAYSNSSSSNETGNNSLSNPVAGSHQNNTALIYSVRHSEETSSNLTIVVPAAKNNMSGTDTSSEHNKMVMFSGIDKNDTVNSTVAGDVKNVQTEGLEQGGIIVSKENLSGSNLAVPVKTENRAAAGDESSNLEGGDIEKTRRFVASNENESKVDTVMSETNKTQNLSYVDENTNAAKYEESKGHTQASDASNSSSMNGTSDSIKHQATDSYNSHILKDMTEVQTDLNTMPDIRNVGDNDGDKTATD, via the coding sequence ATGATAAAACGGTCGTCAAGCAGGAACAACAGATCTAAAGGCGTCAAGGTGAAACATGTTCTGCAGATTATGCTGTTGGTTGGTATTTGCTTATGGCTGATCTATCAGGTTAAGCGCTCTCATGATAAGAAGAAGGAATTTGATGAGAGTGATAAGAAAGTCTCAGTTGGAGCTCAAAATGCCTATCGGATTACAGAACTTGGAAGAAAAGATCTTCTTCCAGGTAAGAATGAagtaaatcaaaatgaaaagcatgaagaggaagaggaagatgagAATATTGTAGAGGATGAAGACAAGCATGAGCAAAATGAACACGAAGAAAGAAATGGGCATGAAATTAAAGTAAAAGAAGATGATGAGAGCAGAACGAGAGAGGGAGAAGGAGAAGGAGGAGAAAAAGAGGAAGATGAAACTGGGGAAGAAGATGACGAGAGCAGAATGAAACAAAATGAACACGAAGAAGGGGACGGACATGAAACTAAAgtaaaagaagatgaagagagcAGAACGAGAGAAGGAGGAGAAAAAGAGGACGGTGAAAGAGGGGGAGAAGATGATGAGATGGATGAAAATGATCCTGAGAAACCAGAGGTGGTTGATCGCAGTGAGGAGTTTGTGGATGAAGGGAAGGAGAAAGAAGAGGAGGGTGATGAGAAGGAGAACGAAAACAGCAAGGATGAAGGAAATCAAGGTTTGGTTGAAAGCAACAACATTCATGAGGCTCGGGAGGAACAATACAAGGGGGATGATGCTTCTAGCGCCGTCACTCATGATACTCGTACAACTAGCACTGAAACAGAGACAGTTAGTATGGAAAACTCTGATGTAAACGCAGAAATGGGCATCACTAAACCAGAGAACAAGCCTAATTATACAGAAGATGGTATCAGGAGTCAACCTGGTTCCAATTTTAGTATTACAGAAGTTAAACTGGTTGTCGGGGCTTATTCCAATTCAAGTTCTAGTAATGAAACCGGAAACAACAGTTTGTCTAACCCAGTGGCTGGCTCGCATCAAAATAACACTGCCTTGATATACTCTGTCAGACACTCAGAAGAAACAAGTAGTAACCTTACAATAGTTGTCCCTGCAGCCAAAAATAACATGTCAGGAACTGACACATCGTCTGAACACAATAAAATGGTAATGTTTTCAGGCATAGATAAAAATGATACTGTTAATTCAACAGTCGCTGGAGATGTGAAAAATGTGCAGACCGAGGGATTAGAGCAGGGTGGTATTATAGTTTCTAAAGAAAACTTGTCCGGCTCTAACTTAGCAGTCCCTGTTAAAACAGAAAATAGAGCTGCAGCTGGAGATGAATCTTCAAATCTAGAGGGTGGTGACATAGAAAAGACGAGAAGATTTGTAGCGTCAAATGAAAATGAGAGCAAAGTTGACACTGTAATGAGTGAAACAAATAAGACTCAAAATCTCTCCTACGTGGATGAGAACACTAATGCTGCTAAATATGAAGAGTCCAAGGGTCACACGCAAGCAAGTGATGCATCAAATTCATCCTCTATGAATGGAACTTCGGATTCAATTAAACACCAAGCCACTGATTCttataattctcatatcctcaAGGACATGACAGAGGTACAAACTGATCTTAATACTATGCCAGATATTAGAAATGTAGGAGATAATGATGGTGACAAAACTGCAACAGACTAG